Proteins from a genomic interval of Heteronotia binoei isolate CCM8104 ecotype False Entrance Well chromosome 5, APGP_CSIRO_Hbin_v1, whole genome shotgun sequence:
- the FOXI1 gene encoding forkhead box protein I1 codes for MSSFDPQIHSPPRCSPQFPNIGQEPPEMNIYYENFFHPQNIPSPQRPTNFEAGDYNATHNPYLWLNGPSINSPPYLPGSNGSPYIPQSYGMQRQLLPNMHGLGANEMGWLPMPSQEELMKLVRPPYSYSALIAMAIHGAPDKRLTLSQIYQYVADNFPFYNKSKAGWQNSIRHNLSLNDCFKKVPRDEDDPGKGNYWTLDPNCEKMFDNGNFRRKRKKKSDVTASTAVLPSDKSENSILSSSPKGADHQDILENSSSGTESSPEKSSPPPPSAAPCLNNFLSSMTAYVNGSNSVSRSVPLGLSAEVGDKMGQNMVGFSSYSPLSSIPSHGSGEWSNSMSSGHLGYSSSVLNQFNTSFYNSLAANNTLYAREGTEV; via the exons ATGAGCTCATTTGATCCACAGATACATTCTCCACCACGCTGCAGCCCGCAATTTCCAAACATTGGCCAGGAGCCTCCTGAAATGAATATCTACTACGAAAATTTCTTCCATCCTCAGAACATTCCTAGCCCACAAAGGCCTACAAACTTCGAAGCAGGCGACTACAATGCCACACACAATCCTTATCTGTGGTTGAATGGACCTTCCATTAACTCCCCACCTTACCTCCCAGGATCCAACGGCAGTCCTTACATTCCACAATCCTACGGGATGCAGAGACAACTCTTGCCTAACATGCATGGCTTGGGGGCAAATGAGATGGGCTGGCTGCCTATGCCTTCTCAGGAGGAGCTGATGAAGTTGGTTAGGCCGCCTTATTCTTACTCTGCGCTTATTGCCATGGCCATCCATGGTGCGCCGGATAAGAGGCTGACGCTCAGTCAGATCTACCAATACGTTGCAGACAACTTCCCTTTCTACAACAAAAGTAAAGCTGGCTGGCAGAACTCCATACGGCACAATCTCTCCCTCAACGACTGCTTCAAAAAGGTACCACGAGACGAAGACGACCCAG GGAAAGGCAATTACTGGACCTTGGATCCAAACTGTGAGAAGATGTTTGACAATGGAAACTTTCGGcgcaagaggaagaagaaatctGACGTTACTGCCAGCACAGCAGTGCTTCCTTCTGACAAATCGGAAAACAGCATCCTCAGCAGCAGCCCCAAAGGAGCAGATCATCAAGACATTTTAGAAAATTCCTCTTCTGGAACGGAGAGCTCACCTGAAaagagctccccaccccctccttctgCTGCTCCTTGTCTCAACAACTTCCTGTCTAGTATGACAGCATATGTAAATGGGTCCAATTCTGTCAGTCGTTCAGTGCCCCTGGGACTTAGCGCTGAAGTTGGTGACAAAATGGGACAGAATATGGTAGGCTTCAGCTCATACTCTCCTCTTTCTAGCATCCCCAGCCATGGCAGCGGAGAGTGGTCCAATTCCATGTCCTCTGGTCATCTGGGCTACAGCAGTTCAGTTCTCAACCAGTTCAACACCAGTTTCTACAACAGCCTTGCTGCAAATAATACTTTATATGCCAGAGAGGGAACTGAAGTGTAA